One Prinia subflava isolate CZ2003 ecotype Zambia chromosome 17, Cam_Psub_1.2, whole genome shotgun sequence DNA segment encodes these proteins:
- the ZNF598 gene encoding E3 ubiquitin-protein ligase ZNF598 isoform X1, translated as MVGRRSSPRLVVRAGRRGAEAAMAAMAGAGPGPAEGPCVLCCGELDVVALGRCEHPICYRCSVRMRALCGVRYCAVCREELRQVVFGRKLPSFSSIALHQLQHEKKYDIYFMDAEVYALYRKLLQHECPLCPDAKPFNTFADLEQHMRKQHELFCCKLCVKHLKIFTYERKWYSRKDLARHRIHGDPDDTSHRGHPLCKFCDERYLDNDELLKHLRRDHYFCHFCDSEGAQEYYSDYEYLREHFREKHFLCEEGRCSSEQFTHAFRTEIDYKAHKSACHSKSRAEARQNRHIDLQFTYTPRHPRRSDGVVGAEDYEEVDRFNRQGRAGRLSSRGNQQNRRGSWRYKREEEDRDVAAAVRASVAAKRQEEKRRVEDKEEGSRGRKEDLRDPDVLGSKRVPKSSSDVTEAAANGMLSQGDFPAIGSAAGPLQGSAQPALVKLKEEDFPSLSSSAAPAISSGMSLTYTATARRAAFQEEDFPALVSKVKPTHKTVTHITSAWNNGSSKNVVKAMSSPCINQPAKKPSLNTSKGSKKSNKLCESDDEDGGGGLTTQEIRNTPTMFDVSSLLAASTSQTFTKVGKKKKCGVEKQSPSSPRPPQEAPFPRPAAERPPEAEQPCRAFPAAHGPDRAAAVVNGHAEKPAAGCAAPKEPPGLKKPPGTNKCPLPQEDFPALGSSGSARMPPPPGFNSVVLLKNPPPPPGLSVPVSKPPPGFAVIPSSTISEPITTALKEPKPCHGSYLIPENFQQRNIQLIQSIKEFLQSDESKFNKFKTHSGQFRQGLISAAQYYKSCRELLGENFKKIFKELLVLLPDTAKQQELLSAHNDFRLKEKQSSNKSKKNKKNVWQTDSPAELDCCICPTCRQVLTQQDVLTHKALHIEDEEFPSLQAISRIIS; from the exons GTGGTGTTCGGGCGGAAGCTCCCGTCCTTCTCCTCCATAGccctgcaccagctgcagcaTGAGAAGAAATACGACATTTATTTCATGGATGCGGAGGTTTATGCGCTGTACAG gaagctgctgcagcacgaATGCCCCTTGTGCCCGGATGCAAAGCCCTTCAACACCTTTGCAGATCTGGAACAGCACATGAGGAAGCAGCACGAGCTCTTCTGCTGCAAACTCTGCGTTAAGCACTTGAAG ATCTTCACCTACGAGAGGAAATGGTATTCCAGGAAGGACCTGGCCCGGCACCGCATCCACGGGGACCCCGACGACACCTCCCACCGGGGCCACCCCCTCTGCAAGTTCTGCGACGAGCGGTACCTGGACAACGACGAGCTGCTGAAGCACCTGCGCAGGGATCACTACTTCTGCCACTTCTGCGACTCCGAGGGCGCCCAGGAGTACTACAG tgACTACGAATACCTGCGGGAGCACTTCAGGGAGAAGCACTTCCTGTGCGAGGAGGGCCGCTGCAGCTCGGAGCAGTTCACGCACGCCTTCCGCACCGAGATCGACTACAAGGCCCACAAGAGCGCCTGCCACAGCAAGAGCCGCGCCGAGGCGCGCCAGAACCGCCACATCGACCTGCAGTTCACCTACACACCACGGCACCCGCGCCGCAGCGACG GTGTTGTAGGTGCAGAGGACTACGAGGAGGTTGACAGGTTCAACAGGCAAGGGAGGGCGGGCAGGTTGAGCAGCCGAGGGAACCAGCAGAAcaggagaggcagctggaggTACAAGAG GGAAGAAGAAGACAGGGATGTTGCAGCAGCAGTCAGGGCGTCTGTGGCAGCCAAACggcaggaagagaagaggagggTGGAGGACAAagaggaaggcagcaggggGAGAAAGGAGGATTTGAGGGATCCCGATGTGCTCGGCTCCAAACGTGTGCCAAAGTCTTCAAGTGATGTCACAG AAGCAGCTGCTAATGGAATGCTCAGCCAGGGCGACTTTCCAGCAATCggctctgcagcaggacctCTCCAAGG ctctgcccagccagcactggTGAAGCTTAAAGAAGAAGACTTCCCAAGCTtgtcctcctctgcagctcccgCCATCTCCTCAGGGATGTCTCTGACGTACACGGCGACTGCCAGGAGAGCGGCGTTCCAGGAGGAGGATTTCCCAGCCCTGGTGTCCAAAGTGAAGCCCACCCATAAGACAGTGACTCACATCACATCTGCGTGGAACAATGGTTCCAGTAAAAACGTGGTCAAAGCCATGAGCAGCCCCTGTATCAACCAGCCAGCCAAAAAACCAtccttgaacacctccaaaGGAAGTAAGAAGAGCAATAAACTCTGTGAGTCGGACGACGAGGACGGCGGGGGTGGCCTGACCACCCAGGAGATCCGCAACACCCCCACCATGTTCGACGTCTCGTCCTTGCTGGCGGCTTCTACCTCACAAACTTTCACGAAAGTGGGCAAGAAGAAGAAGTGTGGGGTTGAGAAGCAGAGCCCGTCGTCCCCTCGGCCGCCGCAGGAGGCGCCGTTCCCCAGGCCAGCCGCAGAGAGGCCCCcggaggcagagcagccctgcagggcgtTCCCTGCTGCTCACGGCCCCGACAGAGCCGCGGCCGTCGTCAACGGGCACGCGGAGAAACcagcagctggctgtgctgcacccAAAGAGCCCCCCGGCCTTAAAAAGCCCCCAGGGACTAACAAATGCCCTTTACCTCAGGAAGACTTCCCAGCTCTTGGGAGCTCAGGATCAGCCAGGATGCCCCCACCACCAG GCTTTAACTCCGTGGTGCTGTTGAAGAACCCTCCTCCGCCTCCGGGCCTGTCGGTGCCTGTCAGCAAACCCCCCCCGGGCTTCGCTGTCATCCCATCCTCCACCATCTCTGAACCCATCACTACAGCTCTGAAAGA GCCAAAACCCTGTCACGGATCATACTTGATACCTGAGAACTTCCAGCAGAGGAACATCCAGCTCATACAATCcattaaagaatttcttcagagCGACGAGTCCAAGTTCAATAAATTTAAAACTCATTCTGGGCAGTTCAGGCAG gggCTGATCTCTGCAGCTCAGTATTACAAAAGCTGCCGGGAACTGCTGGGAGAAAACTTCAAGAAGATTTTCAAGGAGTTGTTGGTGTTGCTGCCAGACACGGCCAAGCAGCAGGAACTGCTCTCAGCTCACAACGACTTCCGGCTCAAGGAGAAGCAAAGCTCCAACAAAtccaaaaagaacaaaaagaatgTTTGGCAGACGGACTCCCCCGCCGAGCTCGACTGCTGCATCTGCCCCACGTGCAGGCAGGTGCTGACGCAGCAGGACGTGCTCACACACAAAGCTTTGCACATCGAGGACGAGGAGTTCCCCTCGCTGCAGGCCATCAGCAGGATCATCAGTTAG
- the ZNF598 gene encoding E3 ubiquitin-protein ligase ZNF598 isoform X2 — translation MVGRRSSPRLVVRAGRRGAEAAMAAMAGAGPGPAEGPCVLCCGELDVVALGRCEHPICYRCSVRMRALCGVRYCAVCREELRQVVFGRKLPSFSSIALHQLQHEKKYDIYFMDAEVYALYRKLLQHECPLCPDAKPFNTFADLEQHMRKQHELFCCKLCVKHLKIFTYERKWYSRKDLARHRIHGDPDDTSHRGHPLCKFCDERYLDNDELLKHLRRDHYFCHFCDSEGAQEYYSDYEYLREHFREKHFLCEEGRCSSEQFTHAFRTEIDYKAHKSACHSKSRAEARQNRHIDLQFTYTPRHPRRSDGVVGAEDYEEVDRFNRQGRAGRLSSRGNQQNRRGSWRYKREEEDRDVAAAVRASVAAKRQEEKRRVEDKEEGSRGRKEDLRDPDVLGSKRVPKSSSDVTAAANGMLSQGDFPAIGSAAGPLQGSAQPALVKLKEEDFPSLSSSAAPAISSGMSLTYTATARRAAFQEEDFPALVSKVKPTHKTVTHITSAWNNGSSKNVVKAMSSPCINQPAKKPSLNTSKGSKKSNKLCESDDEDGGGGLTTQEIRNTPTMFDVSSLLAASTSQTFTKVGKKKKCGVEKQSPSSPRPPQEAPFPRPAAERPPEAEQPCRAFPAAHGPDRAAAVVNGHAEKPAAGCAAPKEPPGLKKPPGTNKCPLPQEDFPALGSSGSARMPPPPGFNSVVLLKNPPPPPGLSVPVSKPPPGFAVIPSSTISEPITTALKEPKPCHGSYLIPENFQQRNIQLIQSIKEFLQSDESKFNKFKTHSGQFRQGLISAAQYYKSCRELLGENFKKIFKELLVLLPDTAKQQELLSAHNDFRLKEKQSSNKSKKNKKNVWQTDSPAELDCCICPTCRQVLTQQDVLTHKALHIEDEEFPSLQAISRIIS, via the exons GTGGTGTTCGGGCGGAAGCTCCCGTCCTTCTCCTCCATAGccctgcaccagctgcagcaTGAGAAGAAATACGACATTTATTTCATGGATGCGGAGGTTTATGCGCTGTACAG gaagctgctgcagcacgaATGCCCCTTGTGCCCGGATGCAAAGCCCTTCAACACCTTTGCAGATCTGGAACAGCACATGAGGAAGCAGCACGAGCTCTTCTGCTGCAAACTCTGCGTTAAGCACTTGAAG ATCTTCACCTACGAGAGGAAATGGTATTCCAGGAAGGACCTGGCCCGGCACCGCATCCACGGGGACCCCGACGACACCTCCCACCGGGGCCACCCCCTCTGCAAGTTCTGCGACGAGCGGTACCTGGACAACGACGAGCTGCTGAAGCACCTGCGCAGGGATCACTACTTCTGCCACTTCTGCGACTCCGAGGGCGCCCAGGAGTACTACAG tgACTACGAATACCTGCGGGAGCACTTCAGGGAGAAGCACTTCCTGTGCGAGGAGGGCCGCTGCAGCTCGGAGCAGTTCACGCACGCCTTCCGCACCGAGATCGACTACAAGGCCCACAAGAGCGCCTGCCACAGCAAGAGCCGCGCCGAGGCGCGCCAGAACCGCCACATCGACCTGCAGTTCACCTACACACCACGGCACCCGCGCCGCAGCGACG GTGTTGTAGGTGCAGAGGACTACGAGGAGGTTGACAGGTTCAACAGGCAAGGGAGGGCGGGCAGGTTGAGCAGCCGAGGGAACCAGCAGAAcaggagaggcagctggaggTACAAGAG GGAAGAAGAAGACAGGGATGTTGCAGCAGCAGTCAGGGCGTCTGTGGCAGCCAAACggcaggaagagaagaggagggTGGAGGACAAagaggaaggcagcaggggGAGAAAGGAGGATTTGAGGGATCCCGATGTGCTCGGCTCCAAACGTGTGCCAAAGTCTTCAAGTGATGTCACAG CAGCTGCTAATGGAATGCTCAGCCAGGGCGACTTTCCAGCAATCggctctgcagcaggacctCTCCAAGG ctctgcccagccagcactggTGAAGCTTAAAGAAGAAGACTTCCCAAGCTtgtcctcctctgcagctcccgCCATCTCCTCAGGGATGTCTCTGACGTACACGGCGACTGCCAGGAGAGCGGCGTTCCAGGAGGAGGATTTCCCAGCCCTGGTGTCCAAAGTGAAGCCCACCCATAAGACAGTGACTCACATCACATCTGCGTGGAACAATGGTTCCAGTAAAAACGTGGTCAAAGCCATGAGCAGCCCCTGTATCAACCAGCCAGCCAAAAAACCAtccttgaacacctccaaaGGAAGTAAGAAGAGCAATAAACTCTGTGAGTCGGACGACGAGGACGGCGGGGGTGGCCTGACCACCCAGGAGATCCGCAACACCCCCACCATGTTCGACGTCTCGTCCTTGCTGGCGGCTTCTACCTCACAAACTTTCACGAAAGTGGGCAAGAAGAAGAAGTGTGGGGTTGAGAAGCAGAGCCCGTCGTCCCCTCGGCCGCCGCAGGAGGCGCCGTTCCCCAGGCCAGCCGCAGAGAGGCCCCcggaggcagagcagccctgcagggcgtTCCCTGCTGCTCACGGCCCCGACAGAGCCGCGGCCGTCGTCAACGGGCACGCGGAGAAACcagcagctggctgtgctgcacccAAAGAGCCCCCCGGCCTTAAAAAGCCCCCAGGGACTAACAAATGCCCTTTACCTCAGGAAGACTTCCCAGCTCTTGGGAGCTCAGGATCAGCCAGGATGCCCCCACCACCAG GCTTTAACTCCGTGGTGCTGTTGAAGAACCCTCCTCCGCCTCCGGGCCTGTCGGTGCCTGTCAGCAAACCCCCCCCGGGCTTCGCTGTCATCCCATCCTCCACCATCTCTGAACCCATCACTACAGCTCTGAAAGA GCCAAAACCCTGTCACGGATCATACTTGATACCTGAGAACTTCCAGCAGAGGAACATCCAGCTCATACAATCcattaaagaatttcttcagagCGACGAGTCCAAGTTCAATAAATTTAAAACTCATTCTGGGCAGTTCAGGCAG gggCTGATCTCTGCAGCTCAGTATTACAAAAGCTGCCGGGAACTGCTGGGAGAAAACTTCAAGAAGATTTTCAAGGAGTTGTTGGTGTTGCTGCCAGACACGGCCAAGCAGCAGGAACTGCTCTCAGCTCACAACGACTTCCGGCTCAAGGAGAAGCAAAGCTCCAACAAAtccaaaaagaacaaaaagaatgTTTGGCAGACGGACTCCCCCGCCGAGCTCGACTGCTGCATCTGCCCCACGTGCAGGCAGGTGCTGACGCAGCAGGACGTGCTCACACACAAAGCTTTGCACATCGAGGACGAGGAGTTCCCCTCGCTGCAGGCCATCAGCAGGATCATCAGTTAG